One uncultured Alphaproteobacteria bacterium genomic region harbors:
- a CDS encoding conserved exported hypothetical protein (Evidence 4 : Homologs of previously reported genes of unknown function), protein MLRRLLGLGAGAVAALTAACDGAPMTQQVYVNDRAVGNYLQYSSSPGPLLVVVHGNPFVTSKPFLDGVVSKELEASITRVGNAHLTTDPELAAKPEFRVIMVLGAHKAVDGDALCAGETPRLDPETDPLRMVTVFCRKTEMISLVRGSIGAQSSPEDKRFRDWVRQIGRDLFVPGS, encoded by the coding sequence ATGCTGAGACGTTTGCTCGGCCTGGGCGCGGGCGCGGTTGCCGCCCTCACCGCGGCGTGCGACGGCGCGCCGATGACGCAGCAGGTCTACGTCAACGATCGGGCGGTCGGCAACTATCTCCAGTATTCGTCCTCGCCGGGGCCGTTGCTGGTGGTGGTTCACGGCAATCCGTTCGTCACCTCGAAGCCGTTCCTCGACGGCGTCGTTTCCAAGGAATTGGAAGCGAGCATCACCCGCGTCGGCAATGCCCACCTCACCACCGATCCGGAACTGGCGGCGAAGCCAGAGTTCCGCGTGATCATGGTGCTCGGCGCGCACAAGGCGGTGGACGGCGACGCCCTCTGCGCCGGAGAGACGCCGCGCCTCGATCCGGAGACCGATCCCCTCAGGATGGTGACGGTGTTCTGCCGCAAGACCGAAATGATCTCGCTGGTGCGCGGGTCGATCGGGGCGCAATCCTCGCCGGAGGACAAGCGCTTCCGCGACTGGGTCCGGCAGATCGGCAGGGATCTGTTCGTCCCGGGGTCCTAG
- a CDS encoding Transcriptional regulator, LysR family, whose translation MPSRQATTLDWDKLRIFHAVAEAGSFTRAGEALNLSQSAVSRQVGALEESLHIPLFHRHARGLLLTEPGEDLYRTVHDVFAKLAMAEARLTESKVRPEGPFKITTTVAFGAMWLAPRIREFIELYPEIQVSLVLDDAELDLAMRAADVGIRFKAPHQPDLIQRSLFTVHYRLYAAPEYLAAHGAPHTVTDLDDHRVIVYGDDTRPPVDNMNWLLDFHSGRPGGRRAVLKVNNVYGILQAVRSGLGIGALPDYFHAENEGLTRVLPSLDGPSFDTYFVYPQEMRHSKRVAVFRDFLLKKIGEGT comes from the coding sequence ATGCCCTCGCGCCAGGCCACGACCCTCGACTGGGACAAACTCCGGATCTTCCACGCGGTCGCCGAGGCGGGCAGCTTCACCCGCGCGGGCGAGGCGCTCAACCTCAGCCAGTCGGCGGTGAGCCGCCAGGTCGGCGCGCTCGAGGAAAGCCTGCACATCCCGCTGTTCCACCGCCACGCCCGCGGCCTGCTGCTCACCGAGCCCGGCGAGGATCTCTATCGCACCGTCCACGACGTCTTCGCCAAGCTCGCGATGGCCGAGGCGCGGCTGACCGAAAGCAAGGTCCGCCCCGAGGGCCCGTTCAAGATCACCACCACCGTCGCCTTCGGCGCGATGTGGCTGGCGCCGCGGATCCGCGAGTTCATCGAACTCTATCCGGAAATCCAGGTCTCCCTGGTGCTCGACGACGCCGAACTCGACCTCGCGATGCGCGCCGCCGACGTCGGCATCCGCTTCAAGGCGCCGCACCAGCCGGATCTGATCCAGCGCAGCCTGTTCACCGTCCACTACCGGCTTTACGCCGCGCCCGAATACCTCGCCGCCCACGGCGCACCGCACACCGTCACCGATCTCGACGACCACCGCGTGATCGTCTACGGCGACGACACCCGGCCGCCAGTCGACAACATGAACTGGCTGCTCGATTTCCACTCCGGCCGCCCCGGCGGCCGCCGCGCCGTCCTCAAGGTCAACAACGTCTACGGCATTCTTCAGGCGGTGCGCAGCGGCCTCGGCATCGGCGCGCTGCCCGATTATTTCCATGCCGAGAACGAGGGTCTGACGCGGGTTCTGCCGAGCCTCGACGGCCCGTCGTTCGACACCTACTTCGTCTATCCCCAGGAAATGCGCCATTCCAAGCGCGTGGCGGTGTTCCGCGACTTCCTCCTGAAGAAGATCGGCGAAGGCACCTGA
- the ybgJ gene encoding putative hydrolase subunit (Evidence 3 : Function proposed based on presence of conserved amino acid motif, structural feature or limited homology; Product type pe : putative enzyme), producing MTQAPKIKSLGDAALAVEFGDAVDPEINARVMALYAALEAARAQGALPGVRETVPTFRSLAVHYDPLRISRNEVEAALAPYVAAAEPEARVGRTWVLPSCYEGAHAPDLAEVAERIGRSAADVVALHSGATYPVYILGFVPGFAYLGGVPEALRLPRRASPRTAVPAGSVAIAGEMTGVYPLESPGGWHLLGRCPVPMFDAARDPAVFLSPGDRVRFRPISAARYDEIKAEAAAGRFDVATLLAEEAR from the coding sequence ATGACCCAAGCTCCGAAGATCAAATCCCTCGGCGACGCCGCGCTCGCGGTCGAGTTCGGCGACGCCGTCGATCCCGAGATCAACGCGCGGGTGATGGCGCTCTACGCCGCGCTGGAAGCCGCCCGCGCCCAGGGCGCGCTGCCCGGCGTGCGCGAGACCGTGCCGACCTTCCGCAGTCTCGCCGTCCACTACGATCCGCTGCGGATCTCGCGCAACGAGGTGGAGGCCGCGCTCGCGCCCTACGTCGCCGCCGCCGAGCCCGAGGCGCGGGTCGGCCGCACCTGGGTGCTGCCGTCGTGCTACGAGGGCGCGCACGCGCCCGACCTCGCCGAGGTCGCCGAACGCATCGGCCGCTCCGCCGCCGACGTGGTGGCGCTTCACAGCGGCGCGACCTATCCGGTCTACATCCTCGGGTTCGTGCCGGGGTTCGCCTATCTCGGCGGCGTGCCGGAGGCGCTGCGGCTGCCGCGTCGCGCCAGCCCCCGCACCGCGGTGCCCGCCGGATCGGTGGCGATCGCGGGCGAGATGACCGGCGTCTATCCCCTCGAAAGCCCCGGCGGCTGGCATCTGCTGGGTCGCTGCCCGGTGCCGATGTTCGATGCGGCGCGCGATCCGGCGGTGTTCCTCAGCCCCGGAGACCGGGTGCGGTTCCGGCCGATTTCCGCGGCGCGCTACGACGAGATCAAGGCCGAGGCCGCCGCCGGGCGCTTCGACGTCGCCACCCTGCTCGCCGAGGAGGCCCGTTGA
- the ybaK gene encoding Cys-tRNA(Pro)/Cys-tRNA(Cys) deacylase YbaK gives MARTTPATQALVKAGVAFELVAYDYDPGDQRVGLQAAEAIGESPARVFKTLMMEADGKPVCVLIPSDREASLKKVAAHFGAKHAAMMTPAAAERLTGYHVGGISALGQRRRVPTAVDASALGFETVFVNGGQRGLQAKLAPADLLRALDARAADLLGK, from the coding sequence ATGGCCAGAACCACCCCCGCCACCCAGGCGCTCGTCAAGGCGGGCGTCGCGTTCGAACTCGTCGCCTACGATTACGATCCGGGCGATCAGCGCGTCGGCCTCCAGGCCGCCGAGGCGATCGGCGAATCTCCGGCGCGGGTGTTCAAGACCCTGATGATGGAGGCGGACGGCAAGCCGGTCTGCGTCCTTATTCCTTCCGACCGCGAAGCCTCGCTGAAGAAGGTCGCCGCCCACTTCGGCGCCAAGCACGCGGCGATGATGACCCCCGCCGCCGCCGAACGCCTCACCGGCTACCACGTCGGCGGCATTTCCGCCCTCGGTCAGCGCCGCCGGGTGCCCACCGCCGTCGACGCCTCCGCCCTCGGGTTCGAGACCGTCTTCGTCAACGGCGGCCAGCGCGGTCTCCAGGCCAAACTCGCGCCCGCCGACCTTCTCCGCGCCCTCGACGCCCGCGCCGCCGACCTGCTGGGGAAGTAA
- the mtgA gene encoding Monofunctional biosynthetic peptidoglycan transglycosylase — MTLRRILTGLALVALLGPPVGLVAFRALPPPVTPLMLIRLAEGESLRKTWTPLAEISPHLRAAVIAAEDNLFCTHHGFDLGSLQDAFDDWQDDRRTRGASTISMQTSKNLFLWPGRDFVRKGAEAYVTAWMELLWPKTRIAEVYLNIAEWGPGLYGAEAAARAYFKKPAADLSRREAALLAAVLPNPRAWSPARPTAYIARRAATLQRRMTQLGPALLACIGGDP; from the coding sequence ATGACCCTACGCCGCATTCTGACCGGCCTCGCCCTCGTCGCCCTGCTCGGGCCGCCGGTCGGGCTGGTGGCCTTCCGCGCGCTGCCGCCACCGGTCACGCCGTTGATGCTGATTCGCCTCGCCGAGGGCGAATCCCTCCGCAAGACCTGGACGCCGCTCGCCGAGATCTCGCCCCACCTGCGCGCGGCGGTGATCGCCGCCGAGGACAATCTCTTCTGCACCCACCACGGCTTCGACCTCGGTTCCCTCCAGGACGCCTTCGACGACTGGCAGGACGACCGCCGCACCCGCGGCGCCTCGACGATCTCGATGCAGACTTCGAAAAACCTGTTCCTCTGGCCGGGCCGCGACTTCGTCCGCAAGGGGGCGGAAGCCTACGTCACCGCGTGGATGGAGCTGCTCTGGCCGAAGACCCGGATCGCCGAGGTCTACCTCAACATCGCCGAATGGGGACCGGGCCTCTACGGCGCGGAGGCCGCCGCCCGGGCCTATTTCAAGAAGCCCGCCGCCGACCTCTCCCGGCGCGAGGCCGCCCTGCTCGCCGCGGTGCTTCCCAACCCGCGCGCCTGGAGCCCGGCCCGCCCCACCGCCTACATCGCCCGCCGCGCCGCCACTCTCCAGCGCCGCATGACCCAGCTCGGTCCCGCCCTCCTCGCCTGCATCGGCGGAGACCCGTAG
- the ybgL gene encoding putative lactam utilization protein, UPF0271 family (Evidence 3 : Function proposed based on presence of conserved amino acid motif, structural feature or limited homology; PubMedId : 1729609; Product type pe : putative enzyme), with the protein MALEINLNADMGESFGAYVIGNDPAMLEVVASANIACGFHAGDPLVMRETVGLAFKNRVSVGAHPGFPDLQGFGRRKMQMSAKEVEAITIVQIGALQAVAAAAGGRVTHVKPHGALNNIAAVDDDLAAALARAIKAVDPSLIFLAPACSAMARASAAAGLKTAIEIFADRAYQPDGQLVTRGKPGAMIHDPQQALDHVLRMVREQALFPLAGGRIDTAVDSVCVHGDGPEAEATARLVREGLTREGYAVLPLPEMAKFA; encoded by the coding sequence ATGGCCCTAGAAATCAACCTCAACGCCGACATGGGCGAAAGCTTCGGCGCCTACGTCATCGGCAACGATCCGGCGATGCTCGAAGTCGTTGCCTCCGCCAACATCGCCTGCGGTTTCCACGCCGGCGATCCGCTGGTGATGCGCGAGACCGTCGGCCTCGCGTTCAAGAACCGCGTCTCGGTCGGCGCGCACCCGGGCTTCCCCGATCTTCAGGGATTCGGGCGGCGGAAGATGCAGATGTCGGCGAAGGAGGTGGAGGCGATCACCATCGTCCAGATCGGCGCGCTCCAGGCGGTCGCCGCCGCCGCGGGCGGTCGCGTCACCCACGTCAAGCCGCACGGCGCGCTCAACAACATCGCCGCGGTTGACGACGACCTCGCCGCGGCGCTCGCCCGGGCGATCAAGGCGGTCGATCCGTCGCTGATCTTTCTCGCGCCCGCCTGCTCGGCGATGGCGCGCGCCTCGGCGGCGGCCGGGCTGAAGACCGCGATCGAGATCTTCGCCGATCGCGCCTATCAGCCCGACGGTCAGCTCGTCACCCGCGGCAAGCCCGGCGCGATGATCCACGATCCGCAGCAGGCCCTCGACCACGTGCTGCGGATGGTGCGCGAACAGGCGCTGTTCCCGCTTGCGGGCGGCCGCATCGACACCGCCGTCGATTCCGTCTGCGTCCACGGCGACGGCCCGGAGGCGGAGGCCACCGCGCGGCTGGTGCGCGAGGGGCTGACCCGCGAGGGCTACGCGGTGCTGCCGCTGCCCGAGATGGCGAAGTTCGCGTAA
- the fadB gene encoding putative enoyl-CoA hydratase (Evidence 3 : Function proposed based on presence of conserved amino acid motif, structural feature or limited homology), with protein MSSDPVLVEIDEGVATVTLNRPQAFNAMDMALAKALAAAAERLAADPAVRAVVVTGAGEKAFCAGGDVAAFAADPATVDRFLLEITGHLNRAVAALRAMDAPVIAAVNGIAAGAGLSLVAAADLAIAADTAKFTSAYTQIGLSPDAGSTWFLSRLIGPRRAARLYLENPLLTAEEALEWGILSRVVPAAELKAEAAAAARRFAQGPTRAYGAVKALLAAAASHDLDAQMALEGRTIATLSRTADGLEGVAAFAAKRKPAFVGR; from the coding sequence ATGAGCAGCGATCCGGTTCTGGTCGAGATCGACGAGGGCGTGGCGACCGTCACCCTCAACCGTCCGCAGGCGTTCAACGCCATGGACATGGCGTTGGCGAAGGCGCTCGCCGCCGCCGCCGAGCGTCTCGCCGCCGATCCGGCGGTGCGGGCGGTGGTGGTGACCGGAGCGGGAGAGAAGGCGTTCTGCGCGGGCGGCGACGTCGCCGCGTTCGCCGCCGATCCGGCGACGGTGGACCGCTTCCTGCTGGAAATCACCGGGCATCTCAACCGCGCGGTGGCGGCGCTGCGGGCGATGGACGCGCCGGTGATCGCCGCGGTCAACGGCATCGCCGCCGGGGCCGGGCTGTCGCTGGTTGCGGCGGCGGATCTCGCGATCGCCGCCGATACCGCCAAATTCACCAGCGCCTACACCCAGATCGGCCTGTCGCCCGACGCGGGCTCGACGTGGTTCCTGAGCCGCCTGATCGGTCCGCGACGGGCCGCGCGGCTGTATCTCGAAAATCCGCTGCTCACCGCCGAGGAGGCGCTGGAGTGGGGCATTCTCTCGCGCGTCGTTCCCGCCGCGGAGCTGAAGGCCGAAGCGGCGGCGGCGGCACGCCGCTTCGCTCAGGGGCCGACGCGCGCCTACGGCGCGGTGAAGGCCCTGCTCGCCGCCGCCGCGAGCCATGATCTCGACGCGCAGATGGCGCTCGAGGGCCGCACCATCGCAACGCTCTCGCGCACCGCCGACGGTCTCGAAGGCGTCGCCGCGTTCGCCGCGAAGCGCAAACCCGCGTTCGTCGGCCGCTGA
- a CDS encoding hypothetical protein (Evidence 5 : No homology to any previously reported sequences), whose translation MPMRTLLCLQDRAPFVAPRAEPDALARIAEALEDLDAPALPGDFAQFLAEANGFVWNGIEIFGSERIVLDRDHSVVPALAEINDSYHAKFDEMRSRLVIGRAEDDLYVFDDCADAYLILDRRGFEEAARFPTFAELLRHIVAERK comes from the coding sequence ATGCCTATGCGCACCCTTCTCTGCCTGCAGGATCGGGCGCCGTTCGTCGCGCCGCGCGCCGAGCCCGACGCGCTCGCCCGCATCGCCGAGGCCCTCGAGGACCTCGACGCCCCCGCTCTCCCCGGCGATTTCGCGCAGTTCCTCGCCGAAGCCAACGGCTTCGTCTGGAACGGCATCGAGATCTTCGGTAGCGAACGCATCGTCCTCGACCGCGACCACTCGGTGGTGCCCGCGCTCGCCGAGATCAACGACAGCTACCACGCCAAGTTCGACGAAATGCGCAGCCGCCTGGTGATCGGCCGCGCCGAGGACGACCTCTACGTCTTCGACGACTGCGCCGACGCCTACCTCATCCTCGACCGCCGCGGCTTCGAGGAAGCGGCGCGCTTCCCCACCTTCGCCGAATTGCTGCGCCACATCGTCGCCGAGCGCAAGTGA
- a CDS encoding conserved exported hypothetical protein (Evidence 4 : Homologs of previously reported genes of unknown function), translating to MSPSHTSAAAPVIPALAPLYAALTPVADLALRVAAGAFLMPHGAQKLFGWFGGYGLDATGQFFAAKLGLPPALALVAGLIEFAGGLALALGLFTRVAATLAFGLLAVAVLQVHLAAGFFWTSGGYEYPLLWAILAGTYVVKGGGRYSLDAAIGREI from the coding sequence TTGTCCCCCTCCCACACCTCCGCCGCCGCGCCGGTCATCCCCGCCCTCGCGCCGCTGTATGCCGCCTTGACCCCGGTCGCCGACCTTGCGCTGCGCGTCGCCGCGGGTGCCTTCCTCATGCCCCACGGCGCGCAGAAGCTGTTCGGATGGTTCGGCGGCTACGGCCTCGACGCCACCGGCCAGTTCTTCGCCGCCAAGCTCGGCCTGCCTCCGGCCCTCGCCCTCGTCGCCGGGTTGATCGAATTCGCGGGCGGCCTCGCCCTCGCCCTCGGCCTGTTCACCCGCGTCGCCGCGACGCTCGCGTTCGGTCTACTCGCGGTCGCGGTGCTGCAGGTTCACCTCGCCGCCGGGTTCTTCTGGACCTCGGGCGGGTACGAATACCCGCTGCTGTGGGCGATCCTGGCCGGCACCTACGTGGTCAAGGGCGGCGGCCGCTATTCCCTCGACGCCGCGATTGGCCGCGAAATCTGA
- the trxB gene encoding thioredoxin reductase, FAD/NAD(P)-binding (Evidence 2a : Function of homologous gene experimentally demonstrated in an other organism; PubMedId : 10595539, 10947986, 14245401, 1575737, 2067578, 3288628, 7934832, 8114095, 8380150; Product type e : enzyme): MATHHTKVLIIGSGAAGLTAAIYAARANLKPILLAGLQPGGQLTITTDVENFPGFPDGVLGPELMDRMQAQAERVGAEVIYDLITEVDFSKRPFRCVGDSGDEYVGETVIVATGASARWLDLPSEVEYRGFGVSACATCDAFFFRGKDVAIVGGGNTAVEEAIFLTNHASSVTLIHRRDSLRAERVMQDHLFANPKVKVIWNAVVDQVLGTETPKAVTGLRLRDVATGETRELDVAGLFVAIGHTPNTAMFRDVLDMDAEGYLVTKPDSTATNVPGVFAAGDVQDHVFRQAITAAGTGCMAAIEADRFLVEHGAEV, translated from the coding sequence ATGGCTACGCACCACACCAAGGTCCTGATCATCGGTTCCGGCGCGGCCGGGCTGACCGCCGCGATCTACGCCGCGCGCGCCAACCTCAAGCCGATCCTGCTCGCCGGTTTGCAGCCGGGCGGCCAGCTCACCATCACCACCGACGTCGAGAACTTTCCCGGCTTTCCCGACGGCGTGCTCGGGCCGGAGCTGATGGACCGGATGCAGGCCCAGGCCGAGCGCGTCGGCGCCGAGGTGATCTACGACCTGATCACCGAGGTGGACTTCTCGAAGCGGCCGTTCCGTTGCGTCGGCGATTCGGGCGACGAGTACGTCGGCGAAACCGTGATCGTCGCCACCGGGGCGTCGGCGCGCTGGCTCGATCTGCCGAGCGAGGTCGAGTATCGCGGCTTCGGCGTTTCCGCCTGCGCCACCTGCGACGCATTCTTCTTCCGCGGCAAGGACGTGGCGATCGTCGGCGGCGGCAACACCGCGGTCGAGGAGGCGATCTTCCTCACCAATCACGCCAGTTCGGTAACGCTGATCCACCGCCGCGATTCGCTGCGCGCCGAGCGGGTGATGCAGGACCACCTGTTCGCCAACCCCAAGGTCAAGGTGATCTGGAACGCGGTGGTCGACCAGGTGCTGGGCACGGAAACGCCGAAGGCCGTCACCGGCCTGCGCCTCCGCGACGTCGCCACCGGCGAGACCCGCGAGCTCGACGTCGCCGGACTGTTCGTCGCGATCGGCCACACCCCCAACACCGCGATGTTCCGGGACGTGCTCGACATGGATGCCGAGGGCTACCTCGTCACCAAGCCGGATTCCACCGCCACCAACGTGCCCGGCGTGTTCGCCGCGGGCGACGTGCAGGATCATGTATTCCGCCAGGCGATCACCGCCGCGGGCACCGGCTGCATGGCCGCGATCGAGGCCGACCGCTTCCTCGTCGAGCACGGTGCGGAGGTTTGA
- a CDS encoding Argininosuccinate lyase yields the protein MLSSGMRALAAAALVCTLAAPATAQDKPLKRDEFFWLGEINKATAVINTDDGLLDKALAPKLAAGIAKVLADGDAPGGERPRIVIRFEPLLIAAAGPEVTLLHAGRSSQDMHATYSAAILRDNLLTLAAQLNATSRALVRLAERNRDTIVPNYTNGVAAQPNAYAHQLLGQFAGLERDAQRLREAYARIDRCAMGTTVLNGTSWPLDRKRMADYLGFAAIVDNAYDASQISSMDEPVEVGQIVVSIALRAGHFVEDTLTQYAQARPWILLKEGEGTTYVSSAMPQKRNPGLLNDTRRNASTALNLGLGPSLRAHNITPGMVDPKSVADNAAVIESALVFLKGWEKILNSLVIDPARALEELNGDWTASQELADLLMRKYKLPFRVGHHFASEVVGYARAHDIKPLDFPYAEARRIYAEAVRDYPAAAPELPISEAEFRATLDPRAIVRNRATVGGPQPAELDRMLKEADAKLDAQDAWIKARRDHIAASLARLDADFAKLLK from the coding sequence ATGCTCTCTTCCGGAATGCGCGCGCTCGCCGCGGCGGCGCTCGTCTGCACCCTCGCCGCCCCCGCAACCGCACAGGACAAACCGTTGAAGCGCGACGAATTCTTCTGGCTCGGCGAAATCAACAAGGCGACCGCGGTGATCAACACCGACGACGGCCTGCTGGACAAGGCGCTCGCGCCGAAGCTCGCGGCGGGCATCGCCAAGGTGCTGGCGGACGGCGACGCGCCGGGCGGCGAACGGCCGCGGATCGTCATCCGCTTCGAGCCGCTGCTGATCGCGGCCGCCGGGCCGGAGGTGACGCTGCTGCACGCCGGGCGCTCCAGCCAGGACATGCACGCCACCTACAGCGCCGCGATCCTGCGCGACAACCTCCTCACCCTCGCGGCGCAGCTCAACGCCACCTCGCGCGCGCTCGTCCGCCTCGCCGAGCGCAACCGCGACACCATCGTGCCCAACTACACCAACGGCGTCGCCGCCCAGCCGAACGCCTACGCCCACCAGTTGCTCGGGCAGTTCGCCGGTCTGGAGCGCGACGCCCAGCGCCTGCGCGAGGCCTATGCCCGGATCGACCGCTGCGCGATGGGCACCACGGTGCTGAACGGCACCAGTTGGCCCCTCGACCGCAAACGCATGGCCGACTACCTCGGCTTCGCCGCGATCGTCGACAACGCCTACGACGCCTCGCAGATCTCGTCGATGGACGAACCGGTCGAGGTCGGACAGATCGTCGTCAGCATCGCCCTGCGGGCCGGGCACTTCGTCGAGGACACCCTCACCCAATACGCCCAGGCGCGCCCGTGGATTCTCCTCAAGGAGGGCGAGGGCACCACCTACGTCTCCTCGGCGATGCCGCAAAAGCGCAACCCCGGCCTCCTCAACGACACCCGCCGCAACGCCTCCACCGCCCTCAACCTCGGCCTCGGCCCGAGCCTCCGCGCGCACAACATCACCCCCGGCATGGTCGACCCCAAGTCGGTCGCCGACAACGCCGCGGTGATCGAGAGCGCGCTCGTCTTCCTCAAGGGCTGGGAGAAGATCCTCAATTCCCTGGTGATCGACCCCGCGCGCGCCCTCGAGGAACTCAACGGCGACTGGACCGCCTCGCAGGAGCTCGCCGACCTGCTGATGCGCAAGTACAAGCTGCCGTTCCGCGTCGGCCACCACTTCGCCTCCGAGGTGGTCGGCTACGCCAGGGCCCACGACATCAAGCCCCTCGACTTCCCCTACGCCGAGGCGCGGCGGATCTACGCCGAAGCGGTCAGGGACTACCCCGCCGCCGCCCCCGAGCTGCCGATCTCCGAGGCCGAGTTCCGCGCCACCCTCGACCCCAGGGCGATCGTCCGCAACCGCGCCACCGTCGGCGGCCCGCAGCCCGCCGAACTCGACCGCATGCTGAAGGAGGCCGACGCCAAGCTCGACGCCCAGGACGCCTGGATCAAAGCCCGCCGCGACCATATCGCCGCGTCGCTCGCCCGGCTGGATGCGGATTTCGCGAAGCTGCTGAAGTAA
- a CDS encoding Urea amidolyase related protein: MMPALRIHRPGPLSTIQDRGRFGLQALGIPTAGAADAFSFRLGNRLLGNPDGAAAIEYWVLGPEIEAVDAPVRVALVSGGGTLTRAADGSRWTMPAWRTVTLLPGDRIALGPTQGGAVGYACVAGGVDVPEAMGSRSTYVRAALGGFEGRPLKTGDVVPVGVAVDPAAGNRALVTPPSDGEGPFRVLLGPQDDHFSEEAVARFFSQPFAISPQSDRMGKRLTGEPLTFAEGRSADITSDAMVAGAIQVPGSGEPIVMLADRATVGGYAKIGAVIGADVSRFARLKPGQEVRFVRVSVAEAEAAARAFEDTLRDIANAAVAVE, translated from the coding sequence TTGATGCCCGCCCTTCGCATCCATCGCCCCGGCCCGCTCTCGACGATTCAGGATCGCGGCCGCTTCGGCCTCCAGGCGCTCGGTATTCCCACCGCCGGGGCCGCCGACGCCTTCTCCTTCCGCCTCGGCAACCGGCTGCTCGGCAATCCGGACGGCGCGGCGGCGATCGAGTACTGGGTGCTCGGTCCCGAGATCGAGGCGGTCGACGCGCCGGTGCGCGTCGCCCTGGTTTCGGGCGGCGGCACCCTCACCCGTGCCGCCGACGGCAGCCGCTGGACGATGCCCGCGTGGCGCACCGTCACCCTGCTGCCGGGCGACCGCATCGCCCTCGGCCCGACCCAGGGCGGCGCGGTGGGCTACGCCTGCGTCGCGGGCGGCGTCGACGTGCCCGAGGCGATGGGCAGCCGCTCCACCTACGTGCGTGCCGCCCTCGGCGGCTTCGAGGGACGGCCGCTCAAGACCGGCGACGTGGTGCCGGTCGGCGTCGCGGTCGATCCGGCGGCGGGCAACCGCGCGCTGGTGACGCCGCCGTCCGACGGCGAGGGGCCGTTCCGCGTCCTCCTCGGGCCGCAGGACGACCACTTCTCGGAGGAGGCGGTGGCGCGCTTCTTCTCTCAGCCGTTCGCGATCTCGCCGCAGTCGGACCGCATGGGCAAGCGCCTCACCGGCGAGCCGCTGACGTTCGCCGAGGGCAGGAGCGCCGACATCACCTCCGACGCGATGGTCGCGGGGGCGATCCAGGTGCCGGGCTCCGGCGAGCCGATCGTGATGCTGGCCGACCGCGCCACCGTCGGCGGCTATGCCAAGATCGGCGCGGTGATCGGCGCCGACGTCTCGCGCTTCGCCCGCCTCAAGCCCGGGCAGGAGGTGCGTTTCGTCCGGGTTTCGGTGGCCGAGGCGGAGGCCGCCGCCCGCGCCTTCGAGGATACCTTGCGCGACATCGCCAACGCCGCGGTCGCGGTGGAATGA